The window TTCTctgtgttatctgttgcattgTGCACTAGATACAAGTATATTTTGTCCTGCTATATACAGACACAAGTTCTTTTGGTGTACAATAGAATAAATTCAAGTGAAATTATTCTATTtcaaagatacaaatatataaatgaagGCAAAGAATTTGTGATTGACTTGAGAAATTCCCAGAAGAATCACTTCATTGAAAACAATACCTGACATCTTCTTGCTACAATTGAATGagaaacagcaacaacaacaaatcaatgcaaccaacaaaaaatacaTCGACGAAATTGACTGAATAAGCTGAACTAAGAGCACAAATATGAAATCACAGGTAAGGTAAGAACGAACAAAGCGAAGCCTCAGGAGTCCTATTAAGATCATGTGGCCAAGTGCATTAATTTTCAAGTGGAAATGTTTCACTTGGGTCTACCCATCTTGCCCTTGATTACAGTGGAACAATATTCACAAGATGAGCGTAGTAGAGATGCGAATGCTAAGATGGATGTCCTAAAATAGTAGAGTAGCATTTTAGGCAGAGCAGTGTAAATAACATTAAGCATGTCAACTCATGACCATCCCAAAGCCTAGATAACAGTTGCCTTGTGTTGTACAAGAGTCTTTTGAActtactaaatttttttcttcttaaaaaagaaatgaaataaagatTGAAAGTCCACCTATATAAAAAGAAATTCTCCAAATGACTACTTAAATATCTTCCCCTATATCACCCTAATCTAGGATCAATCACAAGAATCCAAGTTAAGCCAAGAAATGCTTGCCCCACAACTAGTAGATATGTGACTTCAACCACAGGATAGATTATGAGGTTACTTCAATAAATCTAGTTGAAAATTCtacacaaaaatatattttgcaaGAAAAAAACACTTGTTCATTTGCATGTCATGGCTCAGCCATTTGAAATTCTTTGCCTGGTTCCACTTTTCCTCTTACCCTTAATCATTTTTATCTTCAGAGTTTTCAAATCATCCAAAATCACACAACTTCCGCCAGGACCAACACCATGGCCAGTCATAGGAAACATTTTTCATATGGGAAAAATGCCTCACATAACTCTGACAAATTTTGCAAAAGCATATGGCCCTATTATATCCCTCAAGTTTGGAACTAAATGGCTAGTTGTTGGATCATCACCTTCTGTTGCTATAGAAATCCTCAAAACCCATGATAGAATCCTGTCTGCTAGACATGTTCCAAATGCTGTTCCTTCGGAAGGATCAGACCTTGAGAAGACATCATTGGGCTGGAATTCTGGATGTAGTAGTAGATGGAGATACCTGAGGACTTTATGCAAAACTGAGCTTTTCTCTGGCAAAGTATTGGAGTCTCAAGCTTGTTAAAGGGAGAAAAAAGTGAAGGAATTGGTGGAATTCTTGaggtcaaaagaaggtcaagtggTGAATATTGGAGAGCTAGTCTTTGCAACTGCGTTGAACATGCTGAGTAATGTTCTGATATCTAAGGACATGG of the Capsicum annuum cultivar UCD-10X-F1 unplaced genomic scaffold, UCD10Xv1.1 ctg66446, whole genome shotgun sequence genome contains:
- the LOC124893855 gene encoding LOW QUALITY PROTEIN: corytuberine synthase-like (The sequence of the model RefSeq protein was modified relative to this genomic sequence to represent the inferred CDS: substituted 1 base at 1 genomic stop codon; added 37 bases not found in genome assembly); protein product: MAQPFEILCLVPLFLLPLIIFIFRVFKSSKITQLPPGPTPWPVIGNIFHMGKMPHITLTNFAKAYGPIISLKFGTKWLVVGSSPSVAIEILKTHDRILSARHVPNAVPSEGSDLEKTSLGWNSGCSSRWRYLRTLCKTELFSGKVLESQACXREKKVKELVEFLRSKEGQVVNIGELVFATALNMLSNVLISKDMANFDNETEDGDIRNLVREIVEAVSAPNISDFYQILGKLDLQGLRKKYINVAKQFRSKWEPILEERRNSRENGSSSQQDFLETLLDNDFTNDCIHQLFMELLSAGSDTITST